One part of the Mya arenaria isolate MELC-2E11 chromosome 3, ASM2691426v1 genome encodes these proteins:
- the LOC128228337 gene encoding uncharacterized protein LOC128228337, which translates to MATTATISSEECPIDLPEALESTGLNPVIEKYELALLLLVGFVGFSLLVGFVYNAIRRYVFKDFHNLDVVFDAGGKVSLSLTTVTVTSQMLWPADFLQSPTIASKVGIGGSLWYTMAIVLSVLAFAALCVKLKTRAPGAKTFPQIAYARFGRWTHIMFCCVALFTNLVIIANLILAGKASIEVLTKDSSNEFICLLLAVLFGSYCLVGGLGTTFYISYFNTSIIFISTSIFILKITYFAEPEVANITSAESLHAAMSCLQGPKGNAQDSFLTFRSESGIIFGVVTLFMTIAIIFCDQANWQSRIAAKPSEGMVGFLFAAFLWFAIPTSVSFVTSMTYKTMSLRNGTNLLANEDIDQGYISPLVIQTLLGSEGCYLLLTLITMTLMSTGSGEIMAISSIIVYDIFKAHVTPFRKNLNPTDCPLCSHSKLVSAFDGCQCPPALDCNECGEDVKRAFVGGQEPDFRYKCSIHGKYRHYEQQLLRYKSWAMIWVIAAIVPFGLAIIESGMNLNWAFMAAQVFIAPFLVPLYLTIAWARATDTGLVTGSLAGLVCSVSGMLTYASTYPGGLGDFFTNTAQDYSILTGLLAGFTVSTLVSISISLWTSRNRKTNIKRELNGRIAKDEGGRSATEESTVGSYDQIVDGHLEIEWEKTMSIDNPLNPYKLLYRKELTSIDAWKKPLTTKHMEIIFRRAKLYSGIMAAISFTVFLVVIPALALSQEVLTATQLGAWISVCQHWCLIATVFVVLVPPIQEGIQIWRQKQENKDNSVTTVVTKPDENGTATEQF; encoded by the exons GCTAAACCCGGTGATTGAAAAGTATGAGCTCGCTCTGTTACTCCTGGTTGGATTCGTCGGGTTCTCGCTACTCGTTGGGTTTGTGTACAACGCTATCAG ACGTTACGTGTTTAAGGACTTTCATAACCTAGACGTCGTGTTTGACGCCGGCGGTAAAGTCAGTCTCAGCCTTACGACTGTAACCGTGACGTCACAGATGTTATGGCCCGCTGACTTCCTCCAAAGCCCGACAATTGCCAGTAag GTCGGAATTGGCGGCTCCCTGTGGTACACCATGGCCATCGTTCTATCCGTTCTTGCGTTCGCCGCCCTTTGCGTGAAGCTGAAAACCAGAGCCCCGGGCGCAAAAACATTTCCCCAG atagCGTATGCTCGGTTTGGTCGGTGGACACACATAATGTTCTGCTGCGTCGCCCTCTTCACCAACCTCGTCATAATCGCAAACCTTATATTGGCTG GCAAAGCTTCGATAGAAGTATTGACGAAGGATTCGTCGAATGAGTTTATATGCCTCTTGCTCGCGGTTTTGTTCGGATCCTACTGCCTTGTGGGAGGTCTTGGAACCACCTTTTATATCTCCTACTTCAACACATCGATTATCTTCATCTCAACCTCCATCTTCATTCTGAAAATAACATACTTCGCCGAACCGGAAGTTGCAAACATTACTTCTGCCGAGAGTCTACACGCTGCAATGAGCTGTCTACAAGGACCTAAAGGAAATGCGCAAGATTCGTTTCTTACCTTTAGGAGTGAGTCAGGAATTATATTTGGCGTGGTGACGCTTTTTATGACTATCGCCATCATTTTCTGCGACCAAGCCAATTGGCAGAGCCGGATCGCAGCAAAGCCGTCGGAGGGAATGGTCGGATTTCTGTTCGCGGCTTTTCTGTGGTTTGCTATCCCGACATCCGTGTCATTTGTGACTTCGATGACGTACAAAACAATGAGCTTGCGGAACGGTACCAACCTTCTTGCAAATGAGGACATCGATCAAg GTTACATTTCGCCATTGGTAATACAGACGCTTCTTGGATCCGAAGGCTGTTACCTGCTGCTGACGCTCATCACCATGACGCTGATGTCAACCGGAAGTGGGGAAATTATGGCCATATCGTCCATCATCGTATACGACATCTTCAAGGCGCATGTCACGCCATTCCG CAAGAATCTAAACCCAACAGACTGTCCACTGTGCAGTCATTCGAAGTTGGTATCCGCTTTCGACGGGTGCCAGTGTCCACCAGCTTTAGACTGCAACGAGTGTGGAGAAGACGTTAAGCGAGCGTTCGTTGGCGGTCAGGAGCCTGACTTCCGGTACAAGTGCTCTATTCATGGAAAG TACCGTCACTATGAGCAGCAGCTGCTACGTTACAAGTCCTGGGCCATGATTTGGGTGATCGCTGCAATTGTGCCATTTGGACTGGCGATAATAGAATCCGGTATGAACCTGAACTGGGCGTTTATGGCTGCTCAAGTCTTCATAGCTCCCTTTTTAGTGCCACTCTATCTAACCATCGCGTGGGCGAGGGCAACAGACACAGGGCTTGTCACAG GCAGTTTGGCCGGGTTGGTTTGTTCCGTAAGCGGGATGTTGACTTACGCCTCAACGTACCCAGGTGGACTGGGGGACTTTTTCACGAACACTGCACAAGACTACAGCATCTTGACGGGACTGCTAGCAGGATTCACTGTCTCAACGTTGGTCTCCATTTCCATATCGTTATGGACCTCGCGAAACAGAAAAACGAATATCAAGCGTGAACTGAATGGTCGCATTGCTAAAGACGAGGGGGGTAGGAGCGCGACAGAGGAAAGCACTGTTGGGTCGTACGATCAAATCGTTGATGGTCACCTTGAAATAGAATGGGAAAAGACAATGTCGATAGACAACCCTCTCAATCCGTATAAACTACTTTACAGAAAGGAGCTCACATCTATAGATGCGTGGAAGAAGCCTCTCACAACAAAACACATGGAGATCATCTTTCGGCGCGCAAAACTTTATTCTGGAATAATGGCGGCCATAAGTTTTACCGTGTTCCTTGTTGTGATTCCTGCGCTAGCATTGAGCCAGGAGGTTTTGACGGCAACGCAGCTGGGTGCGTGGATCTCCGTCTGTCAGCACTGGTGTCTGATCGCCACCGTGTTCGTTGTCCTCGTGCCTCCGATACAAGAGGGTATCCAAATATGGCGCCAAAAGCAggaaaataaagataattcGGTAACGACCGTCGTAACAAAACCAGACGAGAATGGAACGGCGACTGAACAGTTCTGA